In Elephas maximus indicus isolate mEleMax1 chromosome 4, mEleMax1 primary haplotype, whole genome shotgun sequence, a genomic segment contains:
- the LOC126076302 gene encoding olfactory receptor 8S1-like — MLFVLFLVIYLLTLMGNLMMLLVIRGDSHLHTPMYFFLGHLSFLDVCYSSVTVPKMLQNFLSQKKTISVWGCITQGFFFILSGGTEGCLLSAMAYDHYAAICHPLLYPVVMNRPLCTATVSAAWAIGFLNSLVNNLCIRSLQFCGPNIIPHFSCEQPSLFALSCTDPTANTILQAGFAAFLGLVTLSLILFSYSKIMFAIQTISSSGGQSKAFSTCSSHLTVVLLFYGTALFRYISPPSGSVLGRVVSIQYCVITSLLNPLIYSLKNQEVKAALQRVLRQQICVSG, encoded by the coding sequence ATGCTCTTTGTGCTCTTCCTGGTGATCTACCTTCTGACCCTGATGGGGAACCTGATGATGCTGCTGGTGATTAGGGGTGattcccacctccacacccccatgtacttcttccttggACACCTATCTTTCCTAGACGTCTGCTACTCCTCAGTCACTGTGCCCAAGATGCTGCAAAATTTCCTGTCTCAGAAGAAAACCATCTCAGTGTGGGGATGCATCACTCAAggcttctttttcattctttctggAGGCACAGAGGGCTGCTTGCTCtctgccatggcctatgaccacTATGCCGCCATCTGCCACCCTCTGCTCTACCCTGTTGTCATGAACAGGCCTCTCTGCACTGCAACGGTCAGTGCAGCATGGGCGATTGGCTTCCTGAACTCACTAGTGAACAATCTTTGTATTAGGAGCTTACAGTTCTGTGGGCCCAATATCATCCCCCACTTCAGTTGTGAACAGCCTTCCCTCTTTGCTCTGTCCTGCACTGATCCCACTGCCAACACCATTCTTCAAGCTGGGTTCGCTGCATTTCTAGGACTTGTGACCCTTTCCTTGATCCTCTTCTCATACTCAAAAATCATGTTTGCCATACAAACTATCTCCTCCTCAGGGGGCCAAagcaaagccttctccacctgctcctCCCACCTCACCGTGGTGCTCTTGTTCTATGGGACGGCTCTATTCAGGTACATCAGCCCTCCCTCAGGATCAGTCCTAGGGCGAGTGGTATCTATTCAGTACTGTGTGATCACATCTTTGCTGAACCCCCTCATCTACAGCCTCAAGAACCAGGAAGTGAAGGCAGCTCTGCAGAGGGTGCTGAGGCAGCAAATATGTGTCTCAGGGTAA